The proteins below are encoded in one region of Paenibacillus sp. YYML68:
- a CDS encoding non-ribosomal peptide synthetase, translated as MPNTMKKHPSIYSRINSTEERYPSDETISSLFRKVVAAHASATAIVYGERTISYDELLLRSSQVAELLAREGCGKGDYIGIYMERSPETVIAILGVLRLGAVYVPIDPEHPIERNRYIVGDAHCKQLLTKDVYMAQAKSLSATIGVEEPLTMERCFEGNGQFADPELTPDDLAYVIYTSGSTGKPKGTLIRHRGVVNLWNTFTQDLGVTHQDVVTQFSTFSFDASIIDTFIGLLNGAKLVILTKEEQLTPELFLALLERQQVTHIGCLPTSVFNRLSEVTTADSKSKWRTVKHILVGGEALLSDHVRKFQGKFGTATTIINAYGPTECTVITTCYKVKQYWSSQAVTVPIGKPIGNYKIYVVKPDGTLANVGEEGELYIETFALAKGYLNLPDKTNEVFIANPFSDDPQSMVYTSGDIVKLLPDGNVEFQYRKDGQLKLRGFRIEIGEIENALSKHPSVLDAAVIAVKDGNVVKHLSCFYSEKERVTSSELREHLKAYVPHYMIPSYFYRLTEIPLSPTGKVDRNKLLTMDNIEQAEQDAPYEEPAGELEQTIAAVWADVLGLARVSRNVSFFDIGGYSHAVMRVLARLKLDYSSLRLNDLYAYKTIGELAAHMSTMTDHTQVEELSIVEYKDLLERPALPRVQVNHRDGLGSDILLTGATGYLGSHILHDLLTTTDANIHVLVRPNLGQNAISRIWKTMDVYFGQQLFAKYTSRIFVYEGDLVSASLGLSGEQLAQLKSKITSIIHAGADVRHFGRADEFQATNVVGTDNLLNLVKQRPEIAFHFISTLGIPEDMAASGIWESVSESADAFYQVKLDNVYTNSKLLAEKLVAEAITAGLPCSIYRAGNLSCHSVTGHFQNNINENYFYRMVKSFLLLGKAPMVDTYVDITPIDCASSLMVSLMKQPVLGGTYHICNPSPSMYGAFIQALTARGYEIELMPQQEFERWVLKEGGAVSQEGVELAMALLDGDGVRTSPYRYSSAQSYLQAQEDVKRMPELHELVGKLVQHAVDRGYFPPATRHSA; from the coding sequence ATGCCGAATACGATGAAGAAGCATCCGTCTATATATAGTCGAATTAACAGCACCGAAGAACGCTATCCATCCGACGAAACGATTTCCTCGTTATTCCGCAAAGTCGTTGCTGCTCATGCGTCTGCAACGGCCATTGTATATGGGGAGCGTACGATCTCGTACGACGAGCTGCTGCTGCGAAGCTCACAGGTCGCCGAGCTGCTGGCTCGCGAGGGATGCGGCAAGGGCGACTATATCGGCATATACATGGAGCGCAGTCCTGAGACCGTTATCGCGATTCTCGGCGTGCTGCGGCTTGGCGCTGTCTATGTGCCGATCGACCCGGAGCATCCTATTGAACGCAATCGTTACATTGTGGGAGATGCGCATTGTAAGCAGCTTCTGACGAAGGACGTGTATATGGCGCAGGCCAAGAGCCTGTCTGCAACAATCGGGGTTGAGGAGCCGCTGACGATGGAGCGCTGCTTCGAGGGCAACGGTCAGTTCGCGGACCCGGAGCTCACACCCGATGATCTGGCCTATGTGATCTACACATCCGGTTCGACAGGCAAGCCGAAGGGGACGCTGATCCGTCATAGAGGCGTCGTCAATTTGTGGAACACGTTCACGCAGGACCTCGGCGTGACGCATCAGGATGTCGTCACCCAGTTCTCGACGTTCAGCTTCGACGCTTCCATTATTGATACGTTCATCGGCCTCTTGAACGGCGCGAAGCTGGTCATTCTGACGAAGGAGGAGCAGTTGACGCCGGAGCTGTTTCTGGCCTTGCTGGAGCGGCAGCAGGTTACGCACATCGGCTGTCTGCCGACGTCCGTATTCAACCGTCTCTCCGAGGTTACAACGGCTGATTCCAAGAGCAAGTGGAGAACGGTGAAGCACATTCTGGTCGGCGGAGAGGCGCTGCTGTCGGATCACGTTCGGAAGTTCCAGGGGAAGTTCGGCACGGCGACGACGATTATTAATGCCTACGGCCCAACCGAATGTACCGTTATTACGACCTGCTACAAGGTGAAGCAGTACTGGAGCAGTCAGGCGGTAACGGTGCCGATCGGCAAGCCTATTGGTAATTACAAGATCTATGTTGTGAAGCCGGACGGGACGCTGGCCAATGTCGGGGAGGAAGGCGAGCTGTATATCGAGACGTTTGCTCTCGCGAAGGGCTATCTCAACCTGCCTGACAAAACGAACGAGGTGTTCATCGCGAATCCGTTCAGTGACGACCCTCAATCGATGGTGTACACCTCCGGCGACATCGTGAAGCTGCTGCCCGACGGTAATGTAGAGTTCCAGTACCGCAAGGACGGACAGCTGAAGCTGCGGGGATTCCGCATAGAGATCGGTGAGATCGAGAATGCACTGTCGAAGCACCCATCTGTCCTTGATGCGGCCGTCATTGCAGTTAAGGATGGCAACGTCGTGAAGCATCTGTCCTGTTTTTATTCCGAGAAGGAGCGTGTGACCAGCTCAGAGCTAAGGGAGCATCTGAAGGCATACGTGCCGCATTATATGATTCCGAGCTACTTCTACCGACTGACCGAAATACCGCTGTCCCCGACCGGGAAGGTCGATCGTAACAAGCTGCTGACGATGGATAATATTGAGCAGGCAGAGCAGGATGCGCCTTATGAGGAGCCGGCTGGAGAGCTGGAGCAGACGATCGCGGCCGTATGGGCGGATGTGCTAGGTCTTGCCAGGGTCAGCCGCAATGTTAGCTTCTTCGACATCGGAGGCTATTCACACGCGGTCATGCGCGTATTAGCTCGACTTAAGCTGGATTATTCGAGCCTGCGGCTCAATGACCTGTACGCGTACAAGACGATCGGGGAGCTTGCTGCTCATATGAGCACGATGACCGACCATACTCAGGTGGAGGAGCTGTCGATCGTCGAATATAAGGATCTGCTTGAGCGGCCGGCGCTGCCGCGCGTCCAGGTGAACCATAGAGACGGACTCGGCTCCGATATATTGCTGACAGGAGCTACCGGCTATCTGGGCTCACATATTCTCCACGATCTCTTGACGACAACCGATGCGAATATTCACGTTCTCGTACGGCCGAACCTCGGTCAGAATGCAATCTCTCGTATCTGGAAAACAATGGACGTCTACTTCGGTCAGCAGCTATTCGCGAAATATACGAGCCGAATATTCGTGTACGAGGGCGATCTGGTTAGTGCTAGTCTCGGGCTGTCTGGTGAACAGTTAGCGCAGCTGAAGAGTAAGATTACGTCCATCATTCATGCTGGAGCCGATGTGCGTCATTTCGGCCGTGCCGATGAATTCCAAGCAACGAACGTCGTAGGGACGGACAACCTGCTTAACCTGGTGAAGCAGCGTCCGGAGATTGCGTTCCACTTCATCTCGACGCTAGGTATTCCGGAAGATATGGCTGCATCCGGTATATGGGAGTCGGTCTCGGAGAGCGCGGATGCGTTCTACCAGGTGAAGCTGGACAATGTGTACACGAACAGCAAGCTGCTCGCTGAGAAGCTCGTAGCCGAGGCGATTACAGCCGGCTTGCCGTGCTCGATTTATCGGGCGGGCAACCTGTCGTGTCATAGCGTTACCGGACATTTCCAGAACAACATTAACGAGAACTACTTCTACCGCATGGTGAAGTCGTTCCTGCTGCTGGGCAAGGCGCCGATGGTAGACACGTACGTCGACATTACGCCGATCGATTGCGCCAGCAGTCTGATGGTGTCGTTGATGAAGCAGCCTGTACTTGGCGGCACGTATCACATCTGCAACCCGAGTCCAAGCATGTACGGGGCGTTCATACAGGCATTGACCGCACGAGGGTATGAGATTGAGCTGATGCCGCAGCAAGAGTTCGAGCGCTGGGTGTTGAAGGAGGGTGGTGCTGTCAGTCAGGAGGGCGTGGAGCTGGCCATGGCACTGCTCGATGGAGATGGCGTGCGCACCTCTCCTTACCGTTACTCGAGCGCGCAATCGTATCTGCAGGCGCAAGAGGATGTGAAGCGGATGCCTGAGCTCCATGAGCTGGTGGGCAAGCTCGTCCAGCATGCGGTCGATCGCGGGTACTTCCCGCCAGCGACTCGTCACAGTGCTTAG
- a CDS encoding IS4 family transposase yields the protein MDKDTLFSAFGKWVAPINPNIIPNWQSTTTLDRYVKKLDTLVFLYIFIEAQLEKRKGLRSIMRKLEHDEEFQKQLGIASISASQLSRKNNQLDPEVLQAILCNLITQLHRDARPISGRIGTVKIIDSSTISVCLQRYKWATFRKTKAGVKLHLRVAFADPDHVYPDKAVVTPARPADRSQMDVLIDESDVTYLMDRGYLDYGKYDSYCERGIRFVSRLKDNAVVEEVEELSVNTDSDIIRDVKVVLGKAHKRMQHPLRMIVTTDGRGNEVRIITNRFDLTAEELGDLYRSRWQIEMFFRWVKQNLKLTCFYGDSENAVMNQIWICLIAYCLLLLMKLELGTSRTLTELIEALKELMWQPWLRMVAAVERKPSRTSRGRQKKQKDQ from the coding sequence ATGGACAAGGATACACTATTTTCTGCATTTGGTAAATGGGTTGCACCAATAAATCCAAACATCATCCCGAATTGGCAAAGCACGACTACGCTCGACCGTTATGTGAAAAAGCTCGACACCTTAGTCTTTCTGTACATCTTCATCGAAGCACAGTTAGAGAAGCGAAAGGGTCTTCGTTCCATCATGCGAAAGCTGGAGCACGACGAGGAATTTCAAAAGCAACTCGGCATTGCTTCGATCAGTGCATCCCAGTTGTCCCGTAAAAATAATCAACTGGACCCAGAAGTACTTCAAGCCATCCTTTGTAATCTCATTACACAGTTGCATCGAGATGCTAGGCCGATATCAGGGCGCATCGGAACGGTCAAGATTATAGACTCTTCTACGATCAGCGTTTGCCTACAGCGGTATAAATGGGCGACTTTCCGAAAAACGAAAGCAGGCGTGAAACTGCACCTGCGAGTGGCATTTGCTGACCCCGACCATGTTTATCCGGATAAGGCAGTGGTTACGCCTGCAAGGCCCGCAGACCGCAGCCAAATGGACGTCCTGATCGATGAGTCGGACGTCACGTATCTGATGGACCGCGGGTATCTGGACTACGGCAAATACGACAGTTACTGCGAGCGTGGCATTCGATTCGTATCACGATTAAAGGACAATGCTGTTGTCGAAGAAGTGGAAGAACTTTCGGTGAACACAGATTCAGACATCATCCGCGATGTCAAAGTCGTGCTAGGCAAAGCTCACAAGCGCATGCAGCACCCCCTTCGTATGATCGTCACCACAGACGGTCGCGGTAATGAGGTCCGTATCATTACGAATCGGTTCGACCTGACGGCAGAAGAGCTTGGTGACCTGTATCGTAGCCGCTGGCAGATCGAGATGTTCTTCCGGTGGGTCAAGCAGAACCTGAAGCTAACCTGTTTTTACGGTGACAGCGAGAACGCAGTGATGAATCAGATTTGGATCTGTTTAATTGCATACTGCTTGCTGCTGCTTATGAAGCTAGAACTGGGAACGAGTCGAACGTTAACGGAACTCATTGAGGCTTTGAAAGAACTCATGTGGCAACCGTGGCTGAGGATGGTCGCAGCAGTAGAGCGAAAACCAAGTCGAACTTCGAGAGGGCGACAGAAGAAACAGAAAGACCAGTAA
- a CDS encoding methyl-accepting chemotaxis protein, giving the protein MTKTRNYFSKNLLFSMLNLLLIGVVLISVSAYFQNNILSDTIREQTHGMTSVWAKDVSIKDVEAALSDKRWDAPGQQQLSKKFDNFSAYNANVAQAYIFGVELQDGNKTSAIAFPNHVVTALKEAGLNVGDMYEQPEGVVTAIKSMLETKSETFTSFYKDDFGTWLSVLYPIMNNEGKVVAYFAVDINAQAIPEAKEDFIKSSMILLLAALIVCGGAQYFVARRTLLPLNELVRGIEQVSVGKFNFVLSEKGSFGELNGKFNAMVSNIRDILSSIKQTASSVSEASNQLYAITEENRRSVEFITTEVKEMNSHVDQQKTSTEECGRSMEDISNSLHVIAQTAGQVANASREMRSLSQEGDTAVQTISDQMARINANSLSTTETMKLLETKSMEIGSIVKLIKDISTQTNLLALNASIEAARAGEHGKGFAVVAAEVRKLAEQSNNSTFQIESLIAEIQSETNQAVAYVAQGTSETEKGLSFAQETGAAFKEILDATQQVASQVFDISSSTEQMSAGTEEVSAMITELAGVSRKTAASTHKIMETVIAQESSLQNISSFASKLSSVAEELNGMIGKFDTEVKK; this is encoded by the coding sequence ATGACCAAGACACGGAATTATTTCAGCAAAAACCTGTTATTTTCTATGCTGAACCTGCTGCTAATCGGAGTCGTACTTATATCTGTCAGCGCTTATTTCCAGAACAATATTTTGTCCGACACGATCCGGGAGCAGACACATGGAATGACGTCCGTATGGGCGAAGGACGTTTCAATTAAGGATGTGGAGGCGGCCTTAAGCGATAAGCGCTGGGATGCGCCAGGGCAGCAGCAGCTGTCCAAGAAGTTCGATAACTTCTCAGCTTACAATGCCAACGTTGCACAAGCTTACATATTCGGTGTGGAGCTGCAGGATGGCAACAAGACGTCCGCGATCGCGTTTCCGAATCATGTCGTGACAGCGCTGAAGGAAGCGGGGCTGAACGTCGGCGACATGTATGAGCAGCCGGAGGGCGTTGTTACAGCGATCAAGAGCATGCTCGAGACGAAATCAGAGACGTTCACCTCCTTCTATAAGGACGATTTCGGCACTTGGCTAAGCGTGCTGTATCCGATTATGAATAATGAGGGCAAGGTCGTGGCTTACTTCGCCGTTGACATCAATGCACAGGCGATTCCAGAGGCCAAGGAGGACTTCATTAAGAGCTCCATGATCTTGCTGCTAGCCGCGCTTATTGTTTGTGGTGGCGCCCAGTATTTCGTAGCGAGGAGAACGCTGCTGCCGCTGAACGAGCTTGTTCGGGGCATTGAGCAGGTGTCCGTCGGTAAGTTCAACTTCGTCTTGTCCGAGAAGGGCAGCTTCGGTGAGCTGAATGGCAAGTTCAATGCGATGGTGTCCAATATCCGCGACATCTTGTCCAGTATCAAGCAGACAGCGAGCAGTGTATCGGAGGCCTCGAACCAGTTGTATGCCATTACGGAGGAGAATCGCCGTAGCGTTGAGTTCATTACGACCGAGGTTAAAGAAATGAATTCGCATGTCGATCAGCAGAAGACGTCGACCGAGGAATGTGGACGCTCGATGGAGGACATCTCCAACTCGCTGCACGTGATCGCCCAGACTGCGGGTCAAGTGGCGAATGCCTCTCGTGAGATGAGAAGCTTATCCCAGGAAGGTGACACAGCGGTTCAGACGATCTCCGATCAGATGGCTCGGATTAATGCCAACTCCTTGTCTACGACGGAAACGATGAAGCTGCTGGAAACGAAGTCGATGGAAATTGGTTCGATCGTCAAGCTGATCAAGGACATCTCGACGCAGACGAACCTGCTCGCACTCAATGCAAGCATTGAGGCGGCGCGTGCAGGCGAGCATGGCAAAGGCTTCGCCGTTGTCGCAGCGGAGGTCCGCAAGCTGGCGGAGCAGTCGAACAACTCGACCTTCCAGATCGAGTCGCTGATCGCAGAGATTCAATCTGAGACGAATCAGGCGGTCGCCTACGTTGCACAAGGGACGAGCGAGACGGAGAAGGGTCTGAGCTTCGCGCAGGAAACGGGAGCCGCGTTCAAGGAGATTCTGGACGCAACCCAGCAGGTGGCCAGCCAAGTATTCGATATCTCGTCTTCAACCGAGCAGATGTCGGCAGGCACCGAGGAAGTATCGGCGATGATTACGGAGCTGGCAGGCGTCTCACGCAAGACGGCGGCGAGCACGCACAAGATCATGGAGACGGTTATTGCACAGGAATCGTCCTTGCAGAACATCTCGAGCTTCGCCAGCAAGCTGTCCAGCGTAGCTGAAGAATTGAACGGCATGATCGGCAAGTTCGATACCGAAGTCAAAAAATAA